A region of Candidatus Eremiobacterota bacterium DNA encodes the following proteins:
- a CDS encoding sugar ABC transporter substrate-binding protein has protein sequence MKNYRGSPLLQGMLLLLIVISCAAFLCPGCVKKQGAPPLVGIVLKDNTNPKFTEMEKGARKGAQEERCDILVLAPEKRDPEKQALLVNDLIDMKVNALCIAPENAVNCIEAIAKATSRKIPVVLLDSGIDIDEAKRLKAEVSGMIQGDDFHGGEMAGQYFVKKLGGKGMVAVMEGTPKSMTGKNKREGFLNALKGSPEIRVIYTRPGYYKRSTGFEVSLNLFRDYPELKGVFAFNDMMAIGISDSIVVSGREGSLIIVGYDATEEGRRAIKEGRIDASVFVNPFYMGRIAVKQAIMAHRGEKIPPLTLIKAEFILKDSMLLPFE, from the coding sequence ATGAAAAACTACCGAGGCTCCCCTCTCCTCCAGGGAATGCTCCTGCTCCTGATTGTCATTTCCTGTGCCGCTTTCCTTTGCCCCGGATGCGTAAAGAAGCAGGGGGCGCCTCCTCTCGTGGGCATTGTGCTGAAGGACAATACGAATCCCAAGTTCACTGAGATGGAAAAGGGAGCCCGCAAGGGAGCCCAGGAAGAGAGGTGCGACATCCTTGTCCTGGCGCCTGAGAAGCGGGACCCCGAGAAGCAGGCCCTCCTCGTGAACGACCTGATAGACATGAAGGTGAATGCCCTCTGCATCGCGCCCGAGAATGCCGTGAACTGCATCGAGGCCATTGCAAAAGCGACGTCCAGGAAAATCCCTGTGGTGCTGCTTGACTCGGGAATCGACATCGACGAGGCAAAGAGGCTCAAGGCCGAGGTTTCAGGCATGATTCAGGGAGACGACTTCCATGGCGGCGAGATGGCCGGCCAGTATTTTGTTAAGAAGCTTGGCGGGAAAGGCATGGTTGCCGTCATGGAAGGTACGCCGAAAAGCATGACGGGGAAGAACAAAAGGGAAGGCTTCCTGAATGCTCTCAAAGGCTCGCCGGAGATCAGGGTGATCTACACCAGGCCCGGTTATTACAAGCGAAGCACCGGCTTTGAGGTTTCCCTCAACCTCTTCAGAGACTATCCGGAGCTGAAAGGGGTCTTCGCCTTTAACGATATGATGGCCATAGGGATTTCTGATTCAATTGTCGTGTCGGGAAGGGAAGGAAGCCTCATAATAGTGGGCTATGATGCCACCGAGGAGGGGAGGAGGGCAATCAAGGAAGGAAGAATCGACGCATCTGTCTTTGTGAACCCCTTTTATATGGGGAGGATAGCCGTAAAGCAGGCAATAATGGCTCACCGCGGAGAGAAGATACCGCCCCTCACTCTGATCAAGGCCGAGTTTATCCTCAAGGACAGCATGCTCCTCCCCTTTGAATAA
- a CDS encoding gamma-glutamyl-gamma-aminobutyrate hydrolase family protein (Members of this family of hydrolases with an active site Cys residue belong to MEROPS family C26.) — protein sequence MGPLRFHRKILPALLFFAVLAGALSFRAGAESPGDPAVMLLYTPSQYKKLKAGDDPLKNYSRALTNASLRPLAASPESPVSPDEVQGLLIPGGGDVDPSFYHEPSSGRHTEADLDFDRYELQVLGEAWKRDMPVLAICRGEQLLNVYCRGTLVQDLPRERGVIGGVDHRDPRTKWEKHHTVAIKEGTLLRQILGSSVKIVNTAHHQAVKSLGEGLKVNAEAQDGVIEGIECPGRTFVLGVQFHPERLVDVDRLFRRIFERFHDEAQKYGEIRARGHRQ from the coding sequence GTGGGGCCCCTGAGATTTCATAGAAAAATTCTGCCGGCTCTGCTGTTTTTCGCCGTGCTGGCAGGTGCCCTCTCTTTCAGGGCCGGAGCAGAGTCACCAGGCGATCCGGCAGTAATGCTCCTCTACACGCCTTCGCAGTACAAAAAGCTCAAGGCCGGCGATGATCCACTCAAGAATTATTCCAGGGCTCTCACTAATGCTTCTCTCAGGCCTCTGGCGGCAAGCCCGGAGAGCCCGGTGTCTCCCGATGAGGTTCAGGGGCTCCTTATCCCCGGGGGAGGCGACGTGGACCCCAGCTTCTACCACGAGCCCTCTTCGGGCCGCCATACTGAAGCCGATCTTGACTTTGACCGCTATGAGCTCCAGGTTCTCGGTGAGGCGTGGAAAAGGGACATGCCGGTCCTGGCCATCTGCCGCGGCGAGCAGCTCCTGAACGTGTACTGCAGGGGCACCCTGGTCCAGGACCTTCCCAGGGAGCGGGGAGTAATCGGCGGAGTTGACCACAGGGATCCCAGGACAAAATGGGAGAAGCACCATACGGTAGCCATCAAGGAAGGCACCCTCCTCAGGCAGATACTGGGCTCTTCGGTGAAGATAGTGAATACGGCCCACCATCAGGCAGTGAAAAGCCTCGGAGAAGGCCTGAAGGTCAACGCGGAAGCACAGGATGGCGTCATTGAAGGGATTGAGTGCCCCGGCAGAACCTTTGTCCTTGGCGTGCAGTTTCATCCTGAGCGCCTTGTTGATGTGGACAGGCTCTTCCGCAGGATATTCGAGCGTTTTCATGACGAAGCGCAGAAATACGGGGAGATCAGGGCACGGGGGCACCGCCAATGA
- a CDS encoding DegT/DnrJ/EryC1/StrS family aminotransferase, protein MRCERREIPILAPRVGEEEARAVSEVIMSGRLVEGPKVQAFEEAFAAMAGVRHAVVCFNGTVALHLLWKALGIGPGDEVIVPSMTFISTAVSLLFVGATPVFAEVDRHTFNLDPDDVAKRITARTKAIMPVHYGGQVAMMDELGEIAASRGIMLCEDAAEAAGAYYKGRHAGSFGSGSIFSFTPSKNMTTGEGGMVTTDDPALAAKVRLLKNHGQDREYHHVEMGYNYRMTEMQAAMGLVQLERLKGTLEIKSRNARFYDRALSQIEGVTPPFVAEERNHTYMLYTLLVDEEKAGISRDELAGRLREKGIQAKIYFPPAHLQPVFRELGHREGGLPVTEGLAGQILSLPVHSLLTEEDLQYVVGSFTAIVREHRASRTK, encoded by the coding sequence ATGAGATGTGAGCGCAGGGAGATACCTATTCTCGCCCCGAGGGTAGGCGAAGAAGAGGCAAGGGCTGTCAGTGAGGTCATCATGTCGGGGCGCCTGGTCGAGGGGCCGAAGGTGCAGGCCTTTGAAGAGGCCTTTGCCGCCATGGCCGGCGTGCGCCACGCAGTGGTGTGCTTCAACGGCACCGTGGCTCTCCACCTTCTCTGGAAGGCCCTGGGCATAGGGCCCGGCGACGAGGTGATAGTGCCCTCGATGACCTTCATCTCGACGGCCGTGTCCCTTCTCTTTGTGGGCGCCACGCCTGTCTTTGCCGAGGTGGACCGCCATACCTTCAACCTGGATCCCGATGACGTGGCAAAGAGAATAACGGCCAGGACAAAAGCCATCATGCCGGTCCATTACGGGGGGCAGGTGGCGATGATGGATGAGCTCGGTGAAATAGCTGCTTCCCGAGGTATCATGCTCTGTGAGGACGCTGCAGAGGCTGCCGGGGCCTATTATAAAGGACGTCATGCCGGATCATTCGGCTCCGGGTCCATATTCAGCTTCACTCCTTCCAAGAACATGACCACCGGCGAGGGGGGAATGGTGACTACCGATGATCCCGCCCTCGCGGCGAAGGTGCGCCTGCTGAAAAACCATGGCCAGGACAGAGAATATCACCATGTAGAGATGGGTTACAATTACAGGATGACGGAGATGCAGGCTGCCATGGGGCTCGTGCAGCTTGAAAGGCTCAAGGGCACTCTTGAGATCAAGAGCAGGAACGCACGATTTTACGACAGGGCACTCTCGCAGATTGAGGGCGTGACGCCTCCCTTCGTGGCAGAGGAGAGAAACCATACCTATATGCTTTACACCCTCCTCGTTGACGAGGAGAAAGCAGGGATAAGCCGCGATGAGCTTGCAGGAAGGCTCCGTGAAAAGGGGATACAGGCAAAGATCTATTTCCCCCCCGCTCACTTGCAGCCTGTTTTCCGGGAGCTCGGCCACCGCGAAGGCGGGCTCCCCGTCACCGAGGGGCTTGCCGGACAGATACTGTCGCTCCCTGTGCACAGCCTTCTCACTGAAGAGGACCTGCAGTATGTCGTCGGCTCTTTCACTGCCATTGTAAGGGAGCACAGAGCTTCCCGAACGAAATGA
- a CDS encoding MATE family efflux transporter, producing the protein METQNSMQQQILKGSLTRVIMLLVIPILGSHFLETAWHFLNGFWVGRLGPVSFAAVNVSSFFIWMSYAFMGIMNTGTTALVAQYDGAGQSDRAGKVAHQGLIGASIISLAYSLVLIFMGKTFFTLMGAAPEVVSEAYRYTFLVALFGVPFGIMESLCSILRGYGDTRTPLSALTWGFLITFVLDPFLILGIKPFPHLGIAGGAIAANTGFMVTLIIFFVLVRRRVLRFRFEGRSLVPDLHLLKNIVSVGLPPSMTSIVFSVVYILLTTIIAKFGTEAMAAIGIGHRIESFSFMICLGFSLTAVTMIGQNLGAGNVKRAEKASWIIVGIISVITTAIGVLFYVFCDPLAALFINDMATQRIAASYLRIVSLCQVFMGIAIVMDGAFSGSGNTIVPMLITIPVTFLRIPLAWYLAFPMAMGVDGVWWAITILVAVRALFSSVWFVLGRWKKSRFIHEGEGHLGERGELLKEYR; encoded by the coding sequence ATGGAAACGCAGAACTCGATGCAGCAGCAGATTTTAAAGGGGAGCCTTACCAGGGTCATCATGCTGCTTGTCATCCCCATCCTGGGCTCTCATTTTCTCGAGACGGCATGGCATTTCCTGAATGGTTTCTGGGTGGGGCGCCTCGGCCCTGTCTCCTTTGCTGCAGTGAATGTGAGCTCATTCTTCATATGGATGTCCTATGCCTTCATGGGCATCATGAATACCGGCACCACGGCTCTTGTGGCCCAGTATGACGGTGCGGGCCAGAGTGACAGGGCAGGGAAGGTTGCGCACCAGGGGCTTATAGGCGCCAGCATCATTTCGCTTGCCTATTCTCTGGTGCTGATCTTTATGGGAAAGACGTTTTTTACCCTCATGGGCGCTGCCCCCGAGGTAGTGAGCGAGGCATACCGCTATACCTTCCTGGTGGCCCTTTTTGGAGTGCCCTTCGGCATAATGGAGTCGCTCTGCTCCATTCTGAGAGGCTATGGCGATACGAGGACGCCCCTTTCAGCCCTTACGTGGGGCTTTCTTATCACCTTTGTGCTCGATCCCTTTCTGATATTAGGGATCAAGCCTTTCCCTCATCTTGGCATTGCAGGGGGAGCCATTGCCGCCAATACGGGCTTCATGGTGACGCTCATTATTTTCTTTGTGCTTGTGCGGCGCCGCGTCCTGCGGTTCAGGTTCGAGGGGCGCTCTCTTGTTCCCGATCTCCACCTGCTGAAGAACATTGTCTCCGTGGGCCTTCCCCCCTCCATGACGTCCATCGTGTTCTCCGTCGTTTACATATTGCTCACCACGATTATCGCGAAGTTCGGCACCGAGGCCATGGCCGCCATCGGTATCGGCCACAGGATCGAGAGCTTCTCCTTCATGATCTGCCTCGGCTTCTCGCTCACGGCGGTGACGATGATAGGCCAGAACCTGGGCGCCGGCAACGTGAAGCGGGCCGAGAAGGCGTCCTGGATCATAGTGGGCATCATATCGGTAATCACCACAGCCATAGGGGTTCTTTTTTACGTTTTCTGCGATCCTCTTGCAGCACTTTTTATAAACGATATGGCCACGCAGCGGATTGCCGCAAGCTATCTCAGGATAGTGAGCCTCTGCCAGGTTTTCATGGGGATCGCCATCGTGATGGACGGCGCCTTTTCAGGATCAGGCAATACCATAGTTCCCATGCTCATCACCATCCCAGTGACGTTTCTCAGGATTCCCCTGGCCTGGTATCTTGCCTTTCCCATGGCTATGGGCGTTGACGGCGTCTGGTGGGCCATCACCATTCTCGTGGCCGTGAGAGCCCTTTTCTCTTCGGTGTGGTTTGTCCTGGGCAGGTGGAAAAAGTCACGTTTTATCCACGAGGGGGAAGGGCATTTGGGAGAGCGCGGGGAACTCTTAAAGGAGTACCGCTAA
- a CDS encoding N-acetylmuramoyl-L-alanine amidase codes for MQRRVIRYGLLFFLLMLLCAEGAWCREGERATLFLMDKPHLLRNFFMVQGDRVVAAPAEKVPARTGKEYEETFSDLYLSLDDPDVKALFLAMGAFFTWSSSGDTLFIFSSGRNVYFDRNSSWSDYKGRSEKRPGGYIKQDGATYVNFAHLVALMHTSLRDAEKPSSFHLLPVIDDIYWKEDMGTRELLVHTSIPLKYKVDDTRKGCLAYHFPYADCSLSTGELQVADSKISIEAVPGEPLALKVTLFFPPSWEGRFTERRISGDMVAEMLPAFSLTPGYKFESVTKLEPNPPGRAPGFFIEATGPFQYDWNYYPAQKLLVIDMPLVELPKETKVPSPANSFVTASRVYSFSKLYGDVRFSFTLADRGDFSLVTDRKKNPHGMAIEFRQGTPGATAGRGVTGDAENWGTIVLDPGHGGGDPGAVNSAYGVLEKEVNLDLAMRLMRILQKSGWKVVLTRTSDRDVSWAYSPDRVELQARADVAAINGATIFISIHCNASTSSEMRGSSLHWCKDDDYPLATAMTEATALFESQLGIPQRGLIQNNFYVLRHSSMPALLIETAHISHADEALILADPSCRQRIAEAIAKGIEKYFLTQNIRKAP; via the coding sequence ATGCAAAGAAGAGTAATACGGTATGGACTCCTTTTCTTCCTTCTCATGCTCCTCTGCGCCGAAGGGGCATGGTGCCGGGAGGGCGAGAGAGCGACGCTCTTTCTTATGGATAAGCCTCACCTCCTCAGGAACTTTTTCATGGTGCAGGGGGACAGGGTCGTGGCCGCTCCCGCCGAAAAAGTGCCTGCCCGCACAGGGAAAGAGTACGAGGAGACCTTCAGTGACCTTTACCTTTCCCTGGACGATCCTGATGTGAAGGCTCTTTTCCTCGCCATGGGAGCCTTTTTCACGTGGTCCTCGAGCGGCGACACCCTCTTCATCTTCTCGTCGGGAAGAAATGTATACTTTGACAGGAATTCGTCCTGGTCAGATTACAAAGGCCGCTCCGAGAAGCGCCCCGGGGGTTATATCAAACAGGATGGAGCGACGTACGTCAACTTTGCCCACCTGGTGGCCCTTATGCACACCTCTCTGAGGGACGCTGAAAAGCCTTCGTCATTTCACCTGCTGCCGGTGATAGACGACATTTACTGGAAAGAGGACATGGGCACAAGAGAGCTTCTCGTGCACACCTCAATCCCGCTGAAGTACAAAGTTGACGATACCAGGAAAGGCTGCCTTGCCTACCACTTTCCCTATGCCGACTGCTCCCTCAGCACCGGGGAGCTCCAGGTGGCCGACAGTAAAATTTCCATTGAGGCCGTGCCCGGCGAGCCCCTTGCATTGAAAGTGACGCTCTTTTTTCCGCCCTCGTGGGAGGGACGGTTCACCGAGCGCCGCATCTCCGGCGACATGGTGGCCGAAATGCTCCCCGCCTTCTCCCTCACGCCAGGCTACAAGTTCGAGAGCGTCACGAAGCTTGAGCCCAACCCTCCGGGGCGTGCTCCGGGCTTCTTCATCGAAGCCACGGGGCCCTTTCAGTATGACTGGAACTATTACCCGGCGCAGAAGCTTCTTGTCATCGACATGCCTCTCGTGGAGCTCCCGAAAGAGACAAAGGTTCCTTCGCCTGCGAACAGCTTTGTCACCGCGAGCAGGGTCTATTCTTTCTCCAAGCTTTACGGCGACGTGAGGTTTTCCTTCACCCTGGCGGACCGAGGCGACTTCTCCCTCGTCACGGACAGGAAGAAAAATCCTCACGGCATGGCCATAGAATTCCGCCAGGGGACTCCCGGGGCCACGGCGGGCCGCGGCGTCACCGGCGACGCGGAAAACTGGGGGACCATCGTGCTGGATCCCGGCCATGGCGGCGGCGATCCCGGCGCAGTGAACAGCGCCTACGGCGTCCTGGAAAAGGAAGTGAACCTGGACCTTGCGATGCGCCTTATGAGGATACTCCAGAAGAGCGGGTGGAAGGTAGTCCTCACCCGCACCAGTGACAGGGATGTCTCATGGGCCTACTCGCCCGACAGGGTGGAGCTCCAGGCCCGCGCTGACGTGGCCGCAATTAACGGTGCCACCATTTTCATCAGCATCCACTGCAACGCATCCACTTCAAGCGAGATGAGAGGGTCGTCGCTCCACTGGTGCAAAGATGACGACTATCCCCTGGCAACGGCGATGACGGAAGCCACGGCCCTCTTCGAGTCACAGCTCGGCATCCCCCAGCGGGGCCTCATACAGAACAACTTTTACGTGCTGCGCCACTCGTCAATGCCGGCCCTCCTCATAGAGACGGCCCACATAAGCCACGCCGACGAGGCCCTCATCCTGGCCGACCCCTCGTGTCGCCAGAGAATCGCCGAGGCCATCGCCAAGGGCATAGAAAAATATTTTCTCACGCAGAACATCAGGAAAGCCCCATGA
- a CDS encoding PH domain-containing protein, whose product MEYQWDYMIRVYKAKEIEKSSFEKNLQELGKLGWELCSIQQVTAGEKGGPSLTFFFKRPIKQEAQFPSVDPNKVQFLPPRIKPEESAELAAVALRQPTPAKDIATLFPARETARVLSGLEPEKPEAAPLPKSRFQEVLSGALDEEETVLFTLKKSETQGLGLTEKRLILVKQEAWGNAKVISADFLQIKEIDLRKAFGKYDFSFRYFDKKADAERIEVISLDEEHLEAIMALALQIEQEISSIGHTVVIGGILPGKPSSG is encoded by the coding sequence TTGGAATACCAATGGGACTATATGATAAGGGTCTACAAGGCGAAGGAGATCGAGAAGTCATCCTTTGAGAAGAACCTCCAGGAACTGGGAAAGCTCGGTTGGGAGCTCTGCTCCATCCAGCAGGTCACAGCAGGCGAAAAAGGGGGGCCGAGCCTCACCTTTTTCTTCAAGAGGCCCATAAAGCAGGAAGCCCAGTTCCCCTCGGTGGATCCCAACAAGGTGCAGTTCCTGCCGCCCCGCATCAAACCCGAAGAGAGCGCCGAGCTTGCCGCCGTCGCTTTAAGGCAGCCCACCCCGGCGAAGGATATCGCCACACTCTTCCCTGCGCGGGAAACGGCTCGCGTGCTCTCAGGCCTCGAGCCTGAAAAGCCCGAGGCAGCCCCTCTCCCGAAAAGCCGCTTCCAGGAGGTGCTTTCAGGGGCCCTCGACGAGGAGGAGACTGTGCTATTCACCCTCAAGAAATCGGAGACTCAAGGGCTGGGCCTCACGGAAAAGCGCCTCATCCTTGTCAAGCAGGAAGCCTGGGGAAATGCCAAGGTCATATCCGCTGACTTTCTGCAGATAAAGGAGATTGACCTGAGAAAAGCCTTCGGAAAGTACGATTTTTCCTTCAGATACTTCGACAAGAAGGCCGACGCAGAGAGAATAGAGGTCATCTCCCTCGATGAGGAACACCTGGAGGCTATAATGGCTCTCGCGCTCCAGATTGAACAGGAAATCTCCTCCATCGGCCACACCGTCGTGATAGGCGGCATCCTTCCGGGAAAGCCGTCGTCCGGGTAG